Proteins encoded in a region of the Devosia sp. RR2S18 genome:
- the ftsE gene encoding cell division ATP-binding protein FtsE, whose product MIEFSDVGLRYGNGPEILRDLTFSIEPGSFHFLTGPSGAGKTSLLRLLLLALKPSRGTVTMFGEDVSDLTQDRLLQMRRHIGIVFQEFRLLDHLTTYENVALPLRVLGQPESEYRPNVTELLEWVGLGERMDAPPSLLSGGEKQRAAIARAVIARPKVLLADEPTGNVDPELSSRLVHLFAELNRTLGTTIILATHELPLLDKFDYPRMLLTKGELTIHD is encoded by the coding sequence TTGATCGAGTTTTCCGATGTGGGCCTCCGTTATGGCAACGGACCCGAAATCCTGCGGGACCTGACCTTTTCCATCGAACCTGGCTCGTTCCACTTCCTGACGGGCCCATCTGGTGCCGGCAAGACGAGCCTCTTGCGCCTGCTGCTCCTCGCCCTGAAGCCCTCCCGCGGCACTGTCACCATGTTCGGTGAGGACGTGAGCGACCTCACCCAGGACCGACTCCTGCAGATGCGCCGGCATATCGGCATTGTTTTCCAGGAATTCCGGCTCCTTGACCATCTCACCACCTACGAGAACGTCGCGCTGCCTCTGCGGGTGCTTGGCCAGCCTGAGAGCGAATACCGCCCCAACGTCACCGAACTGCTTGAATGGGTAGGTCTGGGTGAGCGGATGGACGCTCCCCCCTCGCTCCTTTCGGGCGGCGAAAAGCAGCGGGCGGCCATTGCGCGGGCGGTGATCGCGCGTCCCAAGGTCCTTCTGGCCGACGAGCCCACCGGAAATGTCGACCCCGAACTTTCCAGCCGCCTCGTGCATCTGTTCGCCGAACTGAACCGGACGCTCGGGACCACGATCATCTTGGCGACCCACGAATTGCCGCTGCTCGACAAGTTCGACTATCCGCGCATGCTGCTCACCAAGGGCGAGTTGACGATCCATGATTGA
- a CDS encoding zinc-ribbon domain-containing protein gives MIITCPHCQTKYQVAYEAIGAKGRKVQCANCNEAWRQAPVDEFEEPPVAEVTEDALDEVLEAVAAAEAPKRQPTAPESTPKIDPALEKKQQSAFLRRQLARAARQPLARTRRVARIGGALLLSGMVGVFFFGRVEMVERYPDMAGVYEAIGLSVNVVGLEFSDVASLRTLRDGKDVLMVSAQIVGVERQPSQVPPVVVTLLDDQGHGVYEWSVTPQVRDLMAGERATFDTQLTQPPPQAAHVRLSFTSSMGQPETPSLAPALGSADAVHEAALAEPDLIVETTEEVTSGDTNHSNSEHH, from the coding sequence ATGATCATCACTTGTCCGCATTGCCAGACGAAATACCAGGTTGCCTACGAGGCAATCGGGGCGAAGGGGCGCAAGGTGCAATGCGCCAACTGCAACGAGGCATGGCGGCAGGCGCCTGTCGACGAGTTTGAAGAGCCTCCTGTGGCCGAGGTCACCGAGGATGCGCTCGACGAGGTGCTCGAAGCTGTGGCGGCGGCAGAAGCTCCCAAGCGCCAGCCAACGGCGCCGGAGAGTACGCCCAAGATCGATCCCGCACTGGAAAAAAAACAGCAAAGCGCATTTTTGCGCCGCCAACTTGCCCGTGCCGCGCGTCAACCCCTGGCCCGGACCCGGCGCGTGGCGCGGATAGGCGGGGCGCTGCTGCTCTCGGGCATGGTTGGGGTGTTCTTCTTCGGGCGCGTCGAGATGGTCGAGCGCTACCCCGACATGGCCGGCGTCTATGAAGCCATTGGCTTGAGCGTCAATGTGGTTGGTCTGGAATTCTCCGATGTCGCGAGCCTTCGCACGCTGCGTGACGGCAAGGATGTGCTGATGGTTTCGGCGCAAATTGTCGGCGTGGAGCGTCAGCCCTCACAGGTGCCGCCCGTCGTCGTCACGCTCTTGGATGACCAGGGGCACGGGGTTTATGAATGGAGTGTAACGCCGCAGGTGCGCGATCTCATGGCCGGAGAGCGGGCGACCTTCGACACCCAATTGACGCAGCCGCCTCCCCAGGCAGCGCATGTGCGCCTGAGCTTCACCAGCAGCATGGGGCAACCGGAAACGCCCAGCCTTGCACCGGCGCTGGGAAGCGCCGACGCGGTACACGAAGCAGCGCTGGCAGAACCTGACCTAATAGTTGAAACCACAGAGGAAGTGACCTCTGGAGACACCAACCATTCCAATTCGGAGCATCATTGA
- a CDS encoding response regulator, with product MARILVAEDDPSVRAFVVSALTMKGHEVLAAEDGGLAAELAEEEQGRFDLLLSDIKMPIMDGIALALEVASKFPHMTILLMTGFADQRERAHGLDALIYDVITKPFTLADLLAKVEDALAGKPVEVVSLARRAMQA from the coding sequence ATGGCCCGCATCCTCGTCGCTGAAGACGATCCATCCGTTCGCGCCTTCGTCGTCAGCGCCCTCACCATGAAGGGCCACGAGGTGCTCGCCGCCGAAGATGGTGGCCTGGCGGCGGAACTTGCAGAGGAAGAGCAGGGGCGCTTTGACCTCCTCCTGTCAGACATCAAGATGCCGATCATGGACGGGATCGCGCTGGCGCTGGAAGTGGCGTCCAAGTTCCCGCACATGACCATTCTGTTGATGACCGGCTTTGCCGATCAGCGGGAGCGGGCACATGGCCTCGACGCCCTGATCTATGACGTGATCACCAAGCCCTTCACCCTGGCCGATCTTTTGGCCAAGGTGGAGGATGCGCTGGCGGGTAAGCCAGTCGAAGTGGTCTCCCTCGCGCGCCGGGCGATGCAGGCCTAG
- the lysA gene encoding diaminopimelate decarboxylase, with protein MVHHFQHRDATLFAEGVDLNHLADVVGTPFYVYSSATLRRHVRVVKEAFEGIPTLVAYAMKANSNQAVLTLMAREGCGADVVSGGELKRALAAGFKPEMIVFSGVAKTIAEMREGLRAGIKCFNVESEPELERLSMIAADMGLTARVSVRINPDVDARTHAKISTGKAENKFGIPYARAREVYARIAELPNVEAVGVDMHIGSQITDLEPFGNAFGLMAELVTTLRADGHPIEHVDVGGGLGIPYSLDEEAPPHPEAYAAVVRDKVGQLGCSLVIEPGRLLVGNAGILVTKVEYVKEGATNFVIVDAAMNDLIRPTLYEAHHDIQPVNHSNLAPITADIVGPVCETGDYLAKARTIPGVKEGDLLAVMSAGAYGAVMASTYNSRALIPEVLVDGDRYHVIRARKSLDELIELDSVPDWL; from the coding sequence ATGGTCCACCATTTTCAGCACCGCGACGCCACTCTGTTTGCCGAGGGCGTCGACCTCAATCACCTGGCCGATGTGGTGGGAACCCCGTTCTACGTCTACTCGAGCGCCACTCTGCGCCGCCACGTTCGCGTAGTGAAAGAAGCCTTCGAGGGCATCCCCACACTCGTGGCCTACGCAATGAAGGCCAACTCCAACCAGGCAGTGCTGACCCTGATGGCGAGGGAAGGCTGCGGCGCTGATGTGGTGTCGGGCGGCGAGCTGAAGCGCGCCTTGGCCGCGGGTTTCAAGCCTGAGATGATCGTCTTTTCGGGCGTTGCCAAGACTATCGCCGAAATGCGCGAGGGCCTTCGGGCCGGCATCAAGTGCTTCAACGTCGAGAGCGAACCAGAGCTCGAGCGCCTCTCCATGATCGCAGCCGACATGGGCCTAACCGCGCGCGTGTCGGTCCGCATCAACCCGGACGTCGACGCGCGCACCCATGCCAAGATTTCAACGGGCAAGGCCGAGAACAAGTTCGGCATTCCCTATGCCCGGGCGCGCGAAGTCTATGCCCGCATTGCCGAACTCCCCAATGTCGAGGCGGTTGGCGTCGACATGCATATCGGCAGCCAGATCACCGATCTTGAGCCCTTCGGCAATGCCTTCGGCCTTATGGCCGAGTTGGTCACGACCCTGCGGGCCGATGGACATCCGATCGAGCACGTCGATGTCGGTGGTGGGCTCGGTATTCCCTACAGCCTCGACGAAGAAGCGCCGCCCCATCCGGAGGCCTATGCCGCGGTGGTGCGCGACAAGGTCGGGCAGCTTGGGTGCTCGCTGGTCATCGAACCCGGCCGCCTGCTCGTCGGCAATGCTGGCATCCTCGTCACGAAGGTGGAATATGTGAAGGAGGGCGCGACCAACTTCGTTATCGTGGACGCCGCCATGAACGATCTGATCCGGCCCACTCTCTATGAGGCCCATCACGACATCCAGCCGGTGAACCACTCCAATCTTGCGCCAATCACGGCCGATATTGTTGGCCCCGTCTGCGAAACGGGCGACTATCTCGCTAAGGCCCGCACCATACCTGGCGTCAAGGAAGGCGATCTCCTCGCTGTCATGAGCGCCGGCGCATATGGGGCGGTGATGGCCTCGACCTACAATTCCCGCGCGCTCATCCCTGAGGTGCTGGTGGACGGGGACCGCTACCACGTCATTCGCGCGCGCAAATCGCTGGACGAATTGATCGAACTCGACAGCGTGCCCGACTGGCTCTAG